The sequence CCCGTTCGAGGGGTGCCACCGACAGGCGGGCGGCGTTGGCGCCAGAGCGACCAGCCCCTCATGAAGCACGTGAAGGTGACCATCACACCGTCCGGCTGAGGGTGATTGGCCCGCGCGGGACAGGCCTCAGATGCGCAGGTCCGCCCTGAAGGCTGTCGCCGCCTCACCTGTGATGGCGACGCGCAGTTCGTCGTCGATCCCCGTGTCGACGCGGACGTCCACGTCACCGGGCCTGCCCATGGCCCAGCCCTGCCGGCCGGTGAACGTGAGCCGGCCGTTCACGGTGGGGACGAGGCCGTGCCGCACCAGATAGGCGCCGAGCGGGCCGTGCCCGTTGCCGGTGACGGGGTCCTCGGCGATGCCGATGGCCGGGGCGAACATACGAGACCAGGTGAGCCGGCGCGGGTCGCCGGTGGCTCGTGTGAAGACGAAGAAGCCGTTGGTCCCGAATGCGCGGCTCAGCGCGGTCAGTGCGGCGGGATCCGGGCGCAGGGTGTCGACGGTGGTACGGTCACGCAGTTCGACGAGCGCCTTGGAGTGACCGGTCGACACGATCTGCACGGGCCCGTCGCCGGTCAGGTCGTCGGGGCTCGCACCCAGGGCTCTCAGCAACCGGTCCCTTCGGTCGCCGTCGAGTTCGGTGCCGAAGACCGCCTCGCCCTGCTCCATCCCGATCCGTACCCGGTCGCCCTCACGAAGGACCCGCACCCTCTGCAGCAGCCCCGTACCGGACTTCTGCACCCATGATCCCGACGGCAGGCTGTACTCGACGGCCCGTGCGTAGTGTGCCGCCACCGTGGCGTGCCCGCAGGTGGGAACCTCCGTGGTGGGGGTGAAGAACCGCACCCGCACATCGTGGTCGTCCCCGTCCGGCGGCAGCACGAAGGCGGTCTCCGAGTTGTTCAACTCCCGCGCGACGGACAGCATCTGTGCGCCCGTCAGTCCATCGGCGCACAGGACCACGCCGGCGGGGTTGCCCCGGAAGGGGGTGGAGGTGAAGGCATCGACCTGATAGAGAACTCTCGGCATGGCGCGGCTCCTTCAGCCCTGGGTGGTCGGCTGTCGTTCTTCCACCTCGAGAGGCCTCTCTCCGCGCCGTGAGCGGGTGACGGCGACGCCGACGAGCACCACCGCCATCCCAAGGCCCAGCCGCACGTTGAAGTCCTCACCGAGCACGACGACGCCGAGGGCCACCGAAACCACCGGCAGCAGGTATCCCAGCGTCGCGGTGTTCGTGGCCCCTTCGGCAGCGATGTTCCGGTAGGTCAGATGGAAGGTGGCCGCCGTGGCGACAACACCGAGAACCAGCACGACGATCAGTGTCTTCGCGCTGACGTCGACGGGCTTCAGACCGCCGAACGGCACAGTCACCGCCGTCAGGACAGTCGCCACGACCAGTTGCGCCGCGGAGAGCGAGACGGTGGGGATACCGGTGCCGACGAGGTGGCGCCCCATGTACGCGAAACCGATCGCGTAGCTCGCCGCCGCCAGGGCGACGGCCGCGATGCCCCACCCGCCCGACTCCGCGGCCTTCCACGGCGCCAGGATCAGCACGACTCCGGCATACCCGGTCAGCAGTCCGCCCAGCCGGAGCGGCCGGAGCCCTCGCTCCGTGCCGGTGACGACACCGATCAGAACGGCCCACAGCGGCGTCGTCGCGTTGAGCACCCCGGCGACACCCGAGTCGATACTCCGCTGGCCGACGCTGAACATCGCGAAGGGCAGAGCGTTGCAGAAGAAGGCGGCCACGGCGATACGGCCCCAGATGCTCCGGCCGCGGGGCAGCCGATGGCCCGCGCACCGGCACGCGACCAGCAGGGTGACAGCCCCGATCACGCAGCGGCTGAGGGTCACTTGTACCGGTGTCAACGCCTCGAGAGCCAGCTCGATCCAGAGGAAGGTCGATCCCCAGAGCAGAGCGAGAGCCCCGATCCGTACCCCAGTCCAGTTTCCGTTCATGCCGCCCTGCACATCGTCGCGTCCATAGGTTTCCCTCGTACGTTCGCGCACTCGAAGCCGAAGGACAATTGAAAACTTCTGGAGGTGACTTAAGTATGTCTACAAGGAGAGTCAAGCTCCTCTCCCTTGCCGTGCGGGATGGGGGAGCAAATATGTAGCGTGACTTAACGATGGCGCAGAGATTTTTGATTGCACTCAGGCGCCGCTCCGGGCAACGTGACCGGGCCTCGAGGCAGAGGTGGTCCTCGCCGTCGGCCTGGGGAAAGCGGCGGACGACGGTGGGATCACCCGCGAAGCGCTGTGCCGTGCCGCCGGTGTGGCCGGCCGTGTGCTGGCGGGTGTCGAGCGTGCTGTGCTCGCCCTTCCGGCCGGGACGGCCGAAGCCGCGGAAGCGGTGGCGATGGGCGTTCTGCTCGGGGCCTACGCCTTCACCGACTACCGTGCCCCGGTCGCGAGCCCGCTCGGTGAAGTGGTGATCCCGGCGGCCCCCGACACCTATGAGGAGACAACGGCCGGTGCACGGCACGGCAGGGTGATCGCGGAAGAGATGAACCGCGCCCGGGACCTGATCAACATGCCCGCGAACCATCTGACGCCGGACGTCTTCGCCGTCATCGCGAGTGATCTGGGGGAGCGGCACCGGCTCGACGTCCAAGTGCTCGACGAGGAAGCTCTCGCGAAGGAGTCGTTCGGCGGCATCCTCGGCGTAGGTCAGGGTTCGGTGAGGCCACCACGCCTGGTCAGGGTCGCCTACACCCACCCGGAGGCCGAAATGACACTCGCCTTCGTCGGCAAGGGCATCACCTATGACTCGGGCGGCATCTCGCTCAAGCCGGTCGGCTCCAACGAGATCATGAAACGGGACATGTCCGGGGCGGCCGCCGTCCTGGCCTCCGTGGTGGCCGCCGCACGGCTCCGCCTGCGCGTGAACGTCACCGGCTGGCTCGCACTCGCCGAGAACATGCCGTCCGGCTCGGCGACCAAGCCGGGCGACGTGCTGCGCATGTACGACGGCAAGACCGTCGAGGTACGCAACACCGACGCCGAAGGACGCCTGGTGCTGGCCGACGCCCTCGTCCGCGCCGGAGAGGAACAACCGGACGCCCTCGTGGACGTGGCCACCCTGACCGCCGCGATGAAGATGGCCCTGGGCCACCGCGTCTTCGGCGTCATGTCACCCGACCCCGGCTTCCGTGCCCATGTCGTCGACGCGGCCGGACGTGCCGGAGAGGAGGCGTGGCCCATGCCGCTGCCCGCCCAGCTGGCCGAGGGGCTGGCCTCCCCGGTGGCCGACCTCGCCAACACCGGCGAACGCATGGGCGGCGGCCTCGTGGCAGGTCTCTTCCTGGCGGAGTTCGTACCCGCCGGGATCCCCTGGGCTCACCTCGACATCGCCGGCCCCTCCTACCACGAAGGAATCCCTACGGGTACACACCCACCGGGGGGACCGGCTGCGCGGTACGCACCCTGGTGCGACTGACGCGGGAGGCCGCCACGGAGCAGCCGGGAGCGAGCCGGTGAACCACTCCCCTTCGGGCCTCCGCGGTGTCGAGGCGCCCGCGGCTCGGCACTACGCGCCGGCGACGGCAACCCCGGACGGCACCAGGTCACGGGGCTGCACCACGACTACCGCGTGGCTGCCGACGCCGTCGGTTGGTGTACGGAGCGGAGGGCCGGCACCGCACACGGCTGAGCCTGCGCTGCGGCCGGGGCGGATCATGCGCACGGGGAACAAGCTGTGGCAGAGCGGGAGTTGCCTCCTGTGAGTCGCAGTTCGACGAGAAGGAGCGGTCATGGCAGGAGCGTTGGTCATCGGTGCGGGGCCCGGGATCGGGCAGGCGGTGGCCCGGCGGTTCGCCCGGGAAGGCCTGCCGGTCGCCCTGATCGCGCGAACGAAGGAAACGGCGACCGCGGCGGCCGAATCCGTTGCCGCCCTGGGTGTACGGACGCTCCCGCTCGTCGCCGACGCGGCCGACGAGACCGCGTTGCGCGATACTCTGGACGCTGCCGCAGGTGAGCTCGGTGACCCCGACATCGTGGTCTACAACGCGGCAGCCATTCGGCCCGACGCCATCGGCGAACTCTCGCACCGCGACCACGTGGACGCATACGCCGTCAACGTCCTCGGCGCCCTCACCGCCGCCGCGCACACTCTGCCCGGGATGGCACGGCGCGGGCGGGGCACCTTCGTCGTCACCGGTGGCATGCCCGACATGAAGCCGCAGTATGTGAGCCTGTCGTTGGGCAAGGCCGGGGTGAGAGCCCTGGTCGAACTCCTCGACGCGGAGTACGGGCCGTCGGGCGTGCACGTCGCCACCGTCACCGTCGGCGGGCCCGTCGCGCCGGGAACCGCCCACGACCCCGATGACATCGCCGATCACTACTGGCGTCTGCACACACAGCCGCGCGAGCGGTGGCAACGCGAAGTCCTCCACTGAGCACGCGTCTACGCCCGACCCTTGTGTGCGCAGCGCCGGTCGGGCGAGCCGGCGAGGTCCAGGGCGATCTCACCGATCCCGCCGTACAGCAGTGAAGCGAGGAGAGCCGACGGCCGCTCGGGAAGGCATCCGGCCTCGATCGCGATGCCGAGTCCGCGTCGCATCTGGTCCTTGCACCCGGCCTGGATGCCGCGCATGGTGGACCCGTCGAGCGCGCCCGGCGCCTCGATTTCCTCGCTGCTATGTACGTAAAGAGAGGGCCGGGCACGCGCACCACGCTCACGTCGGCCGGAATACGCGCGTGCGGAGGGCGGTTGCAGCGGAACATGCGCGATTCCCAGGACACGCCCGGTGGCATACACCCGTTGCTCGCAGGGCGTTTCAGCCCCTACCGATTCGACCCGTCGGTGAGTGTGGACGACCATGCCCTCGGGCTGCTGCTGGAAGCCGCGCGGTGGGCGCCGTCGGCGGGGAACTCCCAGCCCTGGGGCTTCTTCCCGGGCAGGCCCGGTGAACCGGACCACGACCGGCTGCTCTCCCACCTCGCACCGAGCTCGGCCCGCTGGGCGGCGGACGCCGGCCTCCTCGTCGTCACGCTGACGCGCCGGCACGTCGACGCCACGCCACTGCTCTACTCCGAGTTCGCGGACTACGACCTCGGCCAGGCCGTCGCCCACATGACCGTGCAGGCCCAGGCCCTGGGGTTGGCCACGCACCAATTCCGGGCCTTCGACCTGGAAGGTCTCACCAAGGAGCTCGACCCGAACCCGGGCTGGGTGATCGTCTCCATGGTCGCGGTGGGCAAGGCGGCGGAGGAACCGCAGGAGGGACGCCACCGACGCAGCGCCGCGGACCTGCGCTCCGCTCCCTGGGCACCGGCGGAGAATTAGACGAGTTCGCCGCCCGCTTCACACTCCGCTGTGGAGAGCTCTGTTCAGCAATCGCCTACAGCAGGGGAGCGTCTTCGCCCGCCGGCCGTTCAACACGGTGAACCGAAGCGGCTTCCCTGAGAGCGCTCAGCATGCTGCGTACGACGACCTGGTCGAGGGAGACATCGCGTATGGCGGCCTGGATCGACCTGATCGGTTGCGGATTGTGCACCTCCCGGATGGTGACGCCGTGGTGGCGATTGGCCAGCCCCAACCGCGGAATGAGCGCCACCCCGAGCCGAGCGGCGACAAACCCCTGGGCGGTTGCGTAGTCCTCGCTCTGCACCACGAAGTCAGGAGTGAAGCCCGCCGCGGAACACGCGGTCATGATGATGTCGAGGCACGTACCGTCCGAGGACTCGCTTCCCACCCAGGGCTCGTCCGCCAGATCGGCAAGGTCGAGCCGCTCCTTCCGGGCCAGCCGGTGGTCCTTGGGCAGCACGACGAGATACGGGTCGTCGACCAGACGCACCAACTGCACTCCCTCACGACGGCTGTTCCGGGGCTGCACCACGATGGCCAGGTCTGCTTGATGCCTGATGACCTCCTGCAGGGGATCATCTGCTTCGAGAACGCCCAGATCGATGCGTACGCGGGGATGTTTACGCCGTAGCGATGCCACGGCCGGTGCCACCAATTCCGCTCCGGCGGTCGCGAAGTACCGCAGGGAGATGTGCCCGGTACGCCCCGCCCGCAGGTCGGAGAGCGCTGTCTCCGCTTCGGCGACCTGTTGACCGATGCGGGCCGCGTAGTCGGTCAGGATGAGCCCGGCGGCCGTCGGCTGGACTCCCCGGCCGACCCGTTCCAGCAGAGGGAGGCCGACCTGCTTCTCCAGGGCCGTCATCTGCTGGCTGATGGCCGAAGGGGTGTACCCCAAGTGGGCGGCCGCAGCAGTGACAGAGCCACTGGTGACGACAGACCTGAGGATTTGCATACGCCGCACGTCCAACATGTACGCCAGCCTAACGACAGCCCCTGACCCGCTACCTCGGGCTCGCGGCCCCGTGGAAGAGACTTTCGGTACTCCACCAACCACCAGGTCGCTATCGACGCCGACACCCGACCGGTCGTCGTGGCCGGGCGGCCACTGGCCGGAAACCGCAACGACTGCAAGGCATGGGAGAAGCCCGGCGGCTACCCGGGCACCGGACTCGTTGTCCCGCACCGACGCGAACGCGGCCGGACCGAGCTCTCGGACTGGAAGGACGAACGTTCGCCCCGATCGGACTCCGGCTCCGCCCATGACCCGGGCAGGGCCTAATGCGAGGCGTCCAGCTTCGCCCGCTGGTCCTGCGTGAGGTCGAGGTCCACCGCCGCCAGGCTCTCCTCCAGCTGAGCCACCGAGGACGCGCCCACCAGGGGGACAACCGGGATCTCGCCACCGATCAGCCAGGCGAGGACGACCTGGTTCTGCGTGGCTCCCGTCTCCGCCGCGATCTCGGCCAGGGCAGCGAGGCGGTTCGCCGTTCCCGCGTTCTGGTAGCCGGGATCCAGAGGCTTGTCCGTACGGCCGTAACTGCCGTTCAACAGTGGGGAGTAAGCGACCAGGCAGAGAGAGGGATCCTCGCGGAGGTAGCTGAGGTGGTCGCCGGAGGTGACCCCCAGGTCCCCGTCGGGAGAGCGGAGTGTGGGCTCGTCCGTGCGGTGGCGCAGGTAGCTGTGGTGGTACTGCAGAACCTCGTAGCCGGGCAGGCCGGCGGCTGCCGCCAGGGACCGGGCGCGCTCCAGGCGCCAGACACGATGGTTGCTCGCGCCCAGCAGACCCACCGTGCCGTCGGCGACGACGGCGGCGAAACCGTCCACCGTCTCCTGCAGGGGAACACGGGAATCCTCGATGTGCGCGTACAGCAGGTCCAGCTTCTCCGTGCCGAGGTTGTCCCGGCTGCGCTCGGCCGACTCGCGGATCGTCTTCGCGGTGAGGCTCTCGACGTCCTTCGTGAAGGTTGAAGTGGGGTGGTTGGGGCGGCCGCCGAGCTTAGTGGCGATCGTGATCTCGTCGCCCACGCCCCGGCTGCGCCGCCAGCGTCCCAGAAGCTGCTCGCTCTCACCGCCCTGGGTGCCGTTGACCCAGAACGCGTAGTTGTTGGCGGTGTCGATGAAGGTGCCACCGGCTTCGACGTACCGGTCGAGGATCGCGTACGAGGTCGCCTCGTCGGTGGTGGTGCCGAACCGCATGGCGCCGAGGCTCAGGACGCTCACCTTGCGGCGGGTGTCCGGATTCTGACCGATGGTGCGGTAGCGCATATGGGTGCCTTCCGAAGGGGGCCCTGGGGCTTCGGCGGCGAGTCTGCCTGCTGGAGTGCTCTCGAAGTCAAGGGGTACCGAGGTTGGACCAGCCCCCTCGGATCAGGGAGTCGGGCCACCAAGGTGCCGGCGTGTCCTGGCGTAGCGGTGGCGGGATGCGGGGCGCGCGGACCTTCTCCAGCACGGGTTCGAACTGCGGCGAGTCCCCGCGCTGCCCGGCCGTGACCACGATCGCCATGGGCTTCTCACCCTGTTCGATGGCCAGGTGGAGCTTGGTGGTGAACCCGCCGCGCGAACGCCCCAGCCCATGATCCCGGGACCTCAGGTCAGTCCGTCCGCCCGGGAATCGGCCGCGGCGAAGCGGATCACGAGGGTCGCCGCTCGTAGTGGCTGAGCATTACCCGCATCGATGGCGTCCGCTCCCTGTCACCGTGGGGCCAGGCCCGTAGCCGGACCCCGCGGTGACACGGAGCACGGTTCATGAGGGCCGGCAGGAAGGCCGGACGTTGCGCAGTTCGGTCCTCAGTACGGGCGTGCCGTCGACAGGCGCCGGATCCTGCGCGGTCGGCTCGATTCCGCCGGCAGCGATCTTGTCGAGCGTCTTCAGGCCGGCGGTGCCGACCGTGCCGAACACCGTGTAATCCGGCCGCAGCACGGAGTCACCGTAGACGACGAAGAACTGCGAACCGTTCGTGTTCGGCCCGGCATTGGCCATCGCCAGCAAGCCGCGCCCGTAAAGGCGACGGGCGCCGGTCGGATCACTCGGAGCCGGCGGCAGGTCCACAGGCAGCTCGTCCTTGTACGCGTACCCCGGTCCACCCTCGCCGGTGCCGGTCGGGTCGCCGCACTGCAGGACCTTCAGCGTCGGATATGCCGTCAGCCGATGACACACCGTACGGTCGTAGAACCGGTGCCGCGCCAGGTGCAGGAAGCTCTGGACCGTGCATGGCGCCTTCGCCCGGTCCAGACGCAGGGGAAGCGGGCCCCGGCTGGTCGGGACAGCCATATCGACCGTGCCGTGACTGGGGGTGTGCCGCTGGTCGGGCGGCAGGGGAACCGGCCGCGCCGCCGGCTCGTCCGGTGTCTGGGAGTACTGGCAAGGACCGTGCGTGGTTCGCGGCGGAGCATCGGAAGCGGACGCGGTGACGCCGCCCCCGGACACGACCAACGCCAATGCCGCCAACGCGGTCATGAGACCTCGTTTCATCCTGCACATCCTCCAAAAGATCGTCAGATTTCGGAGCGCTCGCAGTCTAAGGCGCGGCCCGTCGGGCGAGTACCCGTCCGCAAGCCACATTCGCCTCCTTCGCGAGCAGAGCAGAGCGGGGAACAGGGGGACCTCATCACGGATGTGGTCGCGGGTCAGGCGAAGGGCTCCCGCCAACGAGAAGCAGCTCGTATATGAGGAGTGGCTGGGTGCGGGGCCGGCCGATCGGCACATAGCCAGAACTGCTCATCGTCGACCTGGTCAGCGGCACGCACATTGGTTTGAGCTTGTGTGAAACCCGCTCTCGTACCTTCTTCTGCCGGTTCTGGTCTCCTGGGTTGCGAGCTCGTGTACGGGTGATCGGTACTCTGTGCTTCCGGCGGCAGCGATTGGCCCGCGGGAACCGGGAACCCGCTGTCCCTGCCTCAGGTCTCAAATACAGTCCCGGTCTCGCACCGGACCCTCGTTCCGGCACAGGGTCGCATCGACGCCACAGGCGCGTGTCGTGAGGCCCTGGTCCCTGGCTCAGCCCGACTGAGAAGTGAGTGGCCCTGGCGAAGCATGCTGTCTGGGCCGTTTAATGCACTGCGATCACGCGAGGAAAGGACCTGTTCTGTGAGCACAGCGCCGCCGCCCGACGACCCTACGAGGCCGCCGTTACCCCCCACACCCCCACTGCCTGTCCCTGGACCTGACCCCGAGCCGTCTCCAGACCCCCCGGGGCCCCGGAGACGGCTCGGGGAGATAGCCGCCCTGGTCTCGGCGGCCGCCGCGGTCGTCGGACTTCTGCTCGGCTTCTTCGGGCTGCCGACCGTGGTCAACTCGCCCTCCGCCAGGACCGCGACCGTCACAGAAACGGTGACCGCCACCACCACCGTCACCGCGTCGCCCGCCGAGATACCGGAGGACGCCGAAACGCGCTCGCCGTCCGGTCAAGCGTCGCCATCGGCCAACGACGTACTCCTGGCCGACCTCACCCCGCTCGGGATCGCCCCCGACCAGGTCTTCTCGGTCCAGGACGTGACCATGGGCGCCAAGCCCTATCCCGGCGCCATGGTCATCACCTATCTCTGCCAGTCGGGGCTCGAGTACAGCATCAATGAGAAGTACAAGACGTTGACCTTCACCGCGGGCTTGGACGACGACGGTGTCGCGGTGTCCGGCCGGCTGTCGGTCATCGGTGACGGCAAGCTCCGCAAGCACGTCAGGATGCAGATCAACCGCCCCCAGACCGTGACGATCGATGTCTCCGGCGTCGTCAAGCTCGCCATCGTTCCTGAATTCGACAACGGACAAACTTGCGACGTGGACGGCGTGGTCGCTGCCGTGGCCGACGGGGTCCTGAAGCCTTGAAACGGAGACCCTCCACCCGGCCGTGAGCGAGGGAGTTACTGCCGCAGCGTGTTCGGGGTTTGATTCCCGCAGCCTTGCCCAGGGTGGGGTGCGACAGTGATGCCGCCGGCTGGCGGATGGTCGACAGTGAGGACTGCCGACACCTATTCCAGCCCGGCGGCAAACGCCGAACTCATGAGGAAGGCCGGCATCGCCTCCGGATCACGTTCGGGCAGTGACGGTCACGACGAGGGGGCGACACCCTTGAGGCTGGGGGAATGGGTGCTGAGCGGGATCGTGATCGACGCGCAGGACGTCGCCCGCATGCACCGTTTCTGGTCGAGAGCCATGCGTGGCCGTACGGATGGCCTGCGCCTGCCGTTCACGCCGACCGCCCCTCCGAAGGCCCGTCGACCGACTCCGCTCCCCACCACGCCTGGAGCCTGACCCCCGCGTGTGATCACATCGGGGCGGAGCCACTCGACCTTTCGCAGGGGAGGGGCCCCTCGTGCCCTCCGCTCCGCCGCCGGGCATCTGGTTTACGGGTGCGAGCCCGGACCGGGCTGCTGAAAGGCCCGTGAGACGCGTTGCGTTCGACGCCTGCGGCCTGTCCAAGAAGGCGAGGGCGACCACCTGCGCGAACTCCGAGGCGACGATCACCACATGCGGTTCGACCGGGATGGTGACGACCTCGGTGTCACCAGGGCGTGGGGGACGTACAGCCCCCTGTCGGCCGAGTCTTGGAGTCCAAGCTGCCGGACTGGGAGAGGGCGGGATGCAGCCGCGTGCCACGTCCCGGGTCGAGGCCGGCCCCGCCCCAGACAGGGTCGTCCGGATCCAGGGACGTCAACTCCGGGCCTCTCCTG is a genomic window of Streptomyces sp. NBC_00708 containing:
- a CDS encoding PhzF family phenazine biosynthesis isomerase, producing MPRVLYQVDAFTSTPFRGNPAGVVLCADGLTGAQMLSVARELNNSETAFVLPPDGDDHDVRVRFFTPTTEVPTCGHATVAAHYARAVEYSLPSGSWVQKSGTGLLQRVRVLREGDRVRIGMEQGEAVFGTELDGDRRDRLLRALGASPDDLTGDGPVQIVSTGHSKALVELRDRTTVDTLRPDPAALTALSRAFGTNGFFVFTRATGDPRRLTWSRMFAPAIGIAEDPVTGNGHGPLGAYLVRHGLVPTVNGRLTFTGRQGWAMGRPGDVDVRVDTGIDDELRVAITGEAATAFRADLRI
- a CDS encoding DMT family transporter translates to MRERTRETYGRDDVQGGMNGNWTGVRIGALALLWGSTFLWIELALEALTPVQVTLSRCVIGAVTLLVACRCAGHRLPRGRSIWGRIAVAAFFCNALPFAMFSVGQRSIDSGVAGVLNATTPLWAVLIGVVTGTERGLRPLRLGGLLTGYAGVVLILAPWKAAESGGWGIAAVALAAASYAIGFAYMGRHLVGTGIPTVSLSAAQLVVATVLTAVTVPFGGLKPVDVSAKTLIVVLVLGVVATAATFHLTYRNIAAEGATNTATLGYLLPVVSVALGVVVLGEDFNVRLGLGMAVVLVGVAVTRSRRGERPLEVEERQPTTQG
- a CDS encoding SDR family NAD(P)-dependent oxidoreductase — its product is MAGALVIGAGPGIGQAVARRFAREGLPVALIARTKETATAAAESVAALGVRTLPLVADAADETALRDTLDAAAGELGDPDIVVYNAAAIRPDAIGELSHRDHVDAYAVNVLGALTAAAHTLPGMARRGRGTFVVTGGMPDMKPQYVSLSLGKAGVRALVELLDAEYGPSGVHVATVTVGGPVAPGTAHDPDDIADHYWRLHTQPRERWQREVLH
- a CDS encoding nitroreductase family protein; this translates as MRDSQDTPGGIHPLLAGRFSPYRFDPSVSVDDHALGLLLEAARWAPSAGNSQPWGFFPGRPGEPDHDRLLSHLAPSSARWAADAGLLVVTLTRRHVDATPLLYSEFADYDLGQAVAHMTVQAQALGLATHQFRAFDLEGLTKELDPNPGWVIVSMVAVGKAAEEPQEGRHRRSAADLRSAPWAPAEN
- a CDS encoding LysR family transcriptional regulator gives rise to the protein MLDVRRMQILRSVVTSGSVTAAAAHLGYTPSAISQQMTALEKQVGLPLLERVGRGVQPTAAGLILTDYAARIGQQVAEAETALSDLRAGRTGHISLRYFATAGAELVAPAVASLRRKHPRVRIDLGVLEADDPLQEVIRHQADLAIVVQPRNSRREGVQLVRLVDDPYLVVLPKDHRLARKERLDLADLADEPWVGSESSDGTCLDIIMTACSAAGFTPDFVVQSEDYATAQGFVAARLGVALIPRLGLANRHHGVTIREVHNPQPIRSIQAAIRDVSLDQVVVRSMLSALREAASVHRVERPAGEDAPLL
- a CDS encoding aldo/keto reductase; this encodes MRYRTIGQNPDTRRKVSVLSLGAMRFGTTTDEATSYAILDRYVEAGGTFIDTANNYAFWVNGTQGGESEQLLGRWRRSRGVGDEITIATKLGGRPNHPTSTFTKDVESLTAKTIRESAERSRDNLGTEKLDLLYAHIEDSRVPLQETVDGFAAVVADGTVGLLGASNHRVWRLERARSLAAAAGLPGYEVLQYHHSYLRHRTDEPTLRSPDGDLGVTSGDHLSYLREDPSLCLVAYSPLLNGSYGRTDKPLDPGYQNAGTANRLAALAEIAAETGATQNQVVLAWLIGGEIPVVPLVGASSVAQLEESLAAVDLDLTQDQRAKLDASH
- a CDS encoding peptidylprolyl isomerase — protein: MTALAALALVVSGGGVTASASDAPPRTTHGPCQYSQTPDEPAARPVPLPPDQRHTPSHGTVDMAVPTSRGPLPLRLDRAKAPCTVQSFLHLARHRFYDRTVCHRLTAYPTLKVLQCGDPTGTGEGGPGYAYKDELPVDLPPAPSDPTGARRLYGRGLLAMANAGPNTNGSQFFVVYGDSVLRPDYTVFGTVGTAGLKTLDKIAAGGIEPTAQDPAPVDGTPVLRTELRNVRPSCRPS
- a CDS encoding NPCBM/NEW2 domain-containing protein, producing the protein MTATTTVTASPAEIPEDAETRSPSGQASPSANDVLLADLTPLGIAPDQVFSVQDVTMGAKPYPGAMVITYLCQSGLEYSINEKYKTLTFTAGLDDDGVAVSGRLSVIGDGKLRKHVRMQINRPQTVTIDVSGVVKLAIVPEFDNGQTCDVDGVVAAVADGVLKP